Proteins encoded by one window of Aphis gossypii isolate Hap1 unplaced genomic scaffold, ASM2018417v2 Contig00549, whole genome shotgun sequence:
- the LOC126554588 gene encoding uncharacterized protein LOC126554588: MQEIVDGVSDLFSSGIVLFLKNMVMSHLKGCSISEKNEIDDLFDTSANPFLNFKTEYHRFKFFEANNLFFKPKTIVIGHTIEKKTISGIDQQIMVPVQGHLLSIKQNLKLLFELPGVDETAFQYTEAATDQNQILSSFLNGTTWKSIKNKFSNKIVFPIFLYYDDVEIGNPLGSHSGVHKMGCVYYTIPAFPPEYLSTLDNIFPAFLFHSSDLSKFNNKTVFSALINDLIDLQENGITITVNSNIIQIYFVLGLVLGDNLGLNSILGFVTSFSANYCCRICRSHKTNLQKMLLECPESLRNEENYKLDVLQANAAETGVNELCVFNAIPNYHVITNSVCDFMHDVTEGVARYDMAVVITQLINDKKKNSPPPINQNHLNKGYITMSSSEMLCLVRYFALIVGELVPIDTPIWKLYIALRKIVDICCARTIQPECSYLLNQIVAEHNRLYLLLSGSNLKPKFHILTHYGGLLIKNGPLILTSSIRFEAKHKVLKAYANSIPCRINLGHTLANKIQLQMASRYLTMSGLGSDLKMGKSYTIAPTEELPSFILNKIPTELKSYTSRLDYKGILYQPGMILVLEVNLDNCIFGEIIKIFIGELQIPYFIYKQIITVGFDSHYYAYQVKLNSELPFCGCYITDLHDPTPTIIRTLGNGYQLVSLRYAL; encoded by the exons ATGCAGGAAATAGTGGATGGAGTATCAGATTTATTTTCTAGtggtatagttttatttttaaaaaacatggtAATGTCTCATTTAAAAGGTTGCagtatttctgaaaaaaatgaaatagatgATTTGTTTGATACTTCGGCTaatccttttttaaatttcaaaactgaATATcacagatttaaattttttgaggctaataatttgttttttaaacccAAGACAATAGTGATAGGTCacacaattgaaaaaaaaactatttcagGCATAGATCAACAAATAATGGTACCAGTTCAAGGACATTTGCTatcaattaaacaaaatcttaaattattgtttgaacTTCCTGGGGTTGACGAAACAGCCTTTCAGTATACTGAAGCTGCTACCgatcaaaatcaaatacttTCATCGTTTCTTAATGGTACTACTTGGAAgtctatcaaaaataaatttagtaataaaattgtttttcctaTATTCTTGTATTATGATGATGTTGAAATAGGAAACCCATTAGGATCACACTCAGGTGTTCATAAAATGGgttgtgtgtattatacaattccTGCTTTCCCCCCAGaatatttatcaacattagataatatattcccTGCATTCTTATTTCACTCTTCAGATctttcaaaattcaataataaaactgtgTTCTCTGCTCTGATTAATGATTTGATTGATTTACAAGAAAATGGAATAACTATTAcagttaattcaaatattattcagatatattttgttcttggACTAGTCTTGGGTGACAATTTGGGCCTTAATTCTATATTAGGCTTTGTGACAAGTTTTTCAGCCAATTATTGTTGTAGAATTTGTCGCTCCCATAAAACTAACCTTCAAAAGATGCTGTTAGAATGCCCAGAATCCCTTAGAAATGaagaaaactataaattagatGTCCTTCAGGCTAATGCAGCTGAAACAGGTGTAAATGAACTTTGTGTGTTTAATGCTATTCCTAATTAtcatgtaataactaatagtgtATGTGATTTTATGCATGATGTAACAGAGGGAGTTGCCCGTTATGATATGGCAGTTGTAATcacacaattaataaatgataa aaaaaaaaattcacctcCACcaattaatcaaaatcatttaaataaaggaTACATAACTATGTCATCTTCTGAAATGCTTTGTCTTGTTAGATATTTTGCATTAATTGTTGGTGAACTAGTTCCTATTGACACCCCTATttggaaattatatatagCGTTACGAAAAATTGTGGATATATGCTGTGCAAGAACAATTCAACCTGAatgttcttatttattaaatcaaatagtgGCTGAACATAAtagactttatttattattatccggAAGTAATCTTAAACCTAAATTTCACATATTAACCCATTATGGGggacttttaataaaaaatggacCATTAATATTGACTTCTTCAATTAGATTTGAAGCCAAGCATAAGGTATTAAAAGCGTATGCAAATTCAATTCCTTGTAGAATCAACCTTGGTCACACTCttgcaaataaaattcaaCTGCAAATGGCAAGTCGATATTTGACTATGTCTGGTTTAGGATCAGATTTAAAAATGGGCAAAAGTTATACAATAGCTCCAACTGAAGAATTGCcatcatttattttgaataaaattcctACTGAGTTGAAATCATATACATCAAGGTTGGATTATAAAGGAATATTATACCAACCAGGTATGATATTAGTATTAGAAGTAAATTTAGATAATTGCATTTTtggagaaataataaaaatatttattggtgaATTACAAATaccatatttcatatataagcAAATAATCACTGTAGGTTTTGATAGtcattattatgcatatcaagtaaaattaaattctgaacTACCATTTTGTGGTTGTTACATAACAGATTTACACGATCCTACTCCTACCATCATTAGGACTTTAGGAAATGGATATCAGTTAGTGTCATTAAGATAtgcattataa